Proteins encoded within one genomic window of Cellulomonas xiejunii:
- a CDS encoding TetR/AcrR family transcriptional regulator, with translation MARPRTHDDALRERLLDEATRAVADDGAAALTVRDAAARAGTSSSAVYALFGGRDALLQAVGDRAAARFAARLRDAPATGEPGADLLALGVAYRRFALDEPQAYRVMFARPGAGVRHPASGPVSEVPTFVVLRDAVTRVLAAAAAAPLDPDGPDHPGSVGSADGDAAAAGATGLWALTHGWVMLEIDGLLPWPPHERDARYVATLRGAGPGLLRAATHGADDPDGPRTA, from the coding sequence ATGGCCCGCCCCCGCACCCACGACGACGCCCTGCGCGAGCGGCTCCTCGACGAGGCGACCCGTGCCGTCGCCGACGACGGGGCCGCCGCGCTCACCGTCCGCGACGCCGCCGCACGGGCCGGCACGTCGTCCAGCGCCGTGTACGCGCTGTTCGGCGGTCGCGACGCTCTCCTGCAGGCCGTCGGTGACCGCGCGGCGGCCCGGTTCGCCGCGCGCCTGCGCGACGCGCCCGCCACGGGCGAGCCGGGCGCCGACCTGCTCGCGCTCGGGGTGGCCTATCGCCGGTTCGCGCTCGACGAGCCGCAGGCGTACCGCGTCATGTTCGCGCGCCCCGGTGCCGGGGTCCGCCACCCCGCGAGCGGGCCTGTCAGCGAGGTGCCCACGTTCGTCGTGCTCCGCGACGCGGTCACCCGCGTGCTCGCCGCAGCCGCCGCCGCACCGCTCGACCCCGACGGCCCCGACCACCCCGGCAGCGTCGGCAGCGCCGACGGCGACGCGGCGGCGGCCGGCGCGACCGGGCTGTGGGCGCTCACCCACGGCTGGGTGATGCTCGAGATCGACGGCCTGCTCCCCTGGCCCCCGCACGAGCGCGACGCCCGCTACGTCGCCACGCTGCGCGGCGCGGGACCCGGTCTGCTGCGCGCCGCGACGCACGGCGCCGACGACCCGGACGGCCCCCGGACCGCGTAG
- a CDS encoding FtsK/SpoIIIE family DNA translocase — translation MATRTTPGPARPTRASGASPRSPKGGQPRGGTRPAGRGAAPAPRQPALPLRIVRGVWMGAAHLVGGTARHVGAGARELDPAHRRDGLALTLVGLAVVVAAREWWDLSGSAGDIIHNVVAGTFGVVGVAVPVVLLGLGIRLMRHPDRVQANSRIGIGLTAITVAVCGIVHLAQGLPATQDMAAVRAAGGIIGFGVGTPLAALLTTVVAGVLLAILAFFGVLVVTATPVHLIGPRLAALYRRLTGHHEDAPGEPDEPLVIEALHSARPEAPVKTPRRLLGRRRAQAAAAADEGRLDEYVGDEAFERAAVVAREEEAAAAAAAADAVATRRMGATPADAPTAVVEAALPAPPTSGVPRGEQPMLEGDVVYILPTEDVLAKGPPHKVRSAANDRVVESLTSVLEQFEIDAQVTGFTRGPTVTRYEVELGPAVKVERVTALSKNIAYAVASADVRILSPIPGKSAIGIEIPNTDRETVALGDVLRSSAAKRSEHPMVIGVGKDVEGGYVVANLAKMPHLLVAGATGAGKSSFVNSMIVSILMRSTPDEVRMILVDPKRVELTLYEGIPHLITPIITNPKKAAEALEWVVREMEARYDDLAMFGYKHIDDFNAAVRVGKVKPLPGSERKIATYPYLLVIVDELADLMMVAPRDVEASIQRITQLARAAGIHLVLATQRPSVDVVTGLIKANVPSRLAFATSSLTDSRVVLDQPGAEKLIGQGDALFLPMGAAKPMRTQGAWVSESEIHAVVDHVKTQLKPIYREDVAVQAVKKQVDDDIGDDLDLLLQAAELVVTTQFGSTSMLQRKLRVGFAKAGRLMDLLESREIVGPSEGSKAREVLLQPDDLPATLAMLRGEPEPAAPSHADEESDGGHDPTDDH, via the coding sequence ATGGCGACCCGTACGACCCCCGGCCCCGCGCGCCCTACGCGCGCCTCCGGTGCGTCGCCCCGGTCACCCAAGGGCGGCCAGCCTCGCGGCGGGACCCGCCCCGCGGGGCGTGGTGCCGCACCTGCACCCCGTCAGCCGGCCCTGCCGCTGCGGATCGTGCGCGGCGTCTGGATGGGGGCGGCCCACCTCGTCGGTGGCACCGCGCGTCACGTCGGCGCCGGGGCGCGCGAGCTCGACCCCGCGCACCGTCGCGACGGACTCGCGCTGACCCTCGTGGGCCTCGCAGTCGTCGTCGCCGCACGGGAGTGGTGGGACCTGTCGGGTTCCGCGGGCGACATCATCCACAACGTCGTCGCCGGCACCTTCGGTGTCGTCGGCGTCGCCGTCCCGGTCGTGCTGCTGGGGCTCGGCATCCGCCTCATGCGTCACCCCGACCGTGTCCAGGCCAACTCGCGCATCGGCATCGGGCTCACGGCGATCACGGTGGCCGTGTGCGGCATCGTCCACCTCGCGCAGGGTCTTCCGGCCACGCAGGACATGGCTGCGGTGCGCGCGGCCGGCGGGATCATCGGGTTCGGTGTCGGCACCCCCTTGGCGGCGCTGCTCACGACGGTCGTCGCGGGCGTGCTCCTCGCGATCCTCGCGTTCTTCGGCGTCCTGGTGGTCACGGCGACGCCCGTGCACCTGATCGGGCCGCGGCTCGCCGCCCTGTACCGGCGCCTGACCGGCCACCACGAGGACGCGCCGGGCGAGCCCGACGAGCCGCTGGTGATCGAGGCGCTGCACAGCGCGCGTCCGGAGGCGCCCGTCAAGACACCCCGTCGTCTGCTGGGCCGCCGTCGCGCGCAGGCCGCGGCCGCGGCCGACGAGGGCCGGCTCGACGAGTACGTGGGGGACGAGGCGTTCGAGCGCGCCGCCGTCGTGGCGCGCGAGGAGGAGGCGGCTGCTGCGGCCGCTGCCGCGGACGCCGTCGCGACCCGTCGCATGGGCGCGACGCCCGCGGACGCCCCGACCGCAGTCGTCGAGGCCGCGCTGCCCGCCCCGCCCACGAGCGGCGTGCCCCGCGGCGAGCAGCCGATGCTCGAGGGCGACGTCGTGTACATCCTGCCGACCGAGGACGTGCTGGCGAAGGGCCCGCCGCACAAGGTGCGGTCCGCCGCGAACGACCGGGTCGTCGAGTCGCTGACCTCGGTGCTGGAGCAGTTCGAGATCGACGCGCAGGTCACGGGCTTCACCCGGGGCCCGACCGTCACGCGCTACGAGGTGGAGCTCGGTCCCGCCGTCAAGGTCGAGCGCGTCACCGCGCTGAGCAAGAACATCGCGTACGCGGTCGCCAGCGCCGACGTGCGGATCCTGTCGCCGATCCCGGGCAAGTCGGCCATCGGCATCGAGATCCCGAACACCGACCGCGAGACCGTCGCGCTGGGCGACGTCCTGCGCTCGTCGGCCGCGAAGCGCAGCGAGCACCCCATGGTCATCGGTGTGGGCAAGGACGTCGAGGGCGGCTACGTCGTGGCGAACCTCGCCAAGATGCCGCACCTGCTCGTGGCCGGGGCGACCGGCGCGGGCAAGTCGTCGTTCGTGAACTCGATGATCGTGTCGATCCTCATGCGCTCGACGCCCGACGAGGTCCGGATGATCCTCGTCGACCCCAAGCGGGTCGAGCTGACGCTCTACGAGGGCATCCCGCACCTCATCACCCCGATCATCACGAACCCGAAGAAGGCCGCCGAGGCCCTCGAGTGGGTCGTGCGGGAGATGGAGGCGCGTTACGACGACCTCGCCATGTTCGGCTACAAGCACATCGACGACTTCAACGCCGCGGTCCGCGTCGGCAAGGTCAAGCCGCTGCCCGGGTCGGAGCGCAAGATCGCGACCTACCCGTACCTCCTGGTCATCGTCGACGAGCTCGCCGACCTGATGATGGTGGCGCCGCGCGACGTCGAGGCGTCGATCCAGCGCATCACCCAGCTCGCGCGTGCGGCCGGCATCCACCTCGTCCTGGCGACGCAGCGCCCGTCCGTGGACGTGGTCACCGGTCTGATCAAGGCCAACGTGCCGTCGCGCCTCGCGTTCGCGACCAGCTCGCTGACGGACTCGCGCGTCGTGCTCGACCAGCCCGGTGCCGAGAAGCTCATCGGCCAGGGTGACGCGCTGTTCCTGCCGATGGGTGCCGCCAAGCCCATGCGTACGCAGGGGGCCTGGGTCTCGGAGTCCGAGATCCACGCGGTCGTCGATCACGTCAAGACGCAGCTCAAGCCGATCTACCGCGAGGACGTGGCGGTCCAGGCCGTCAAGAAGCAGGTCGACGACGACATCGGCGACGACCTCGACCTGTTGCTCCAGGCCGCCGAGCTCGTCGTGACCACGCAGTTCGGCTCCACGTCCATGCTGCAGCGCAAGCTGCGTGTCGGCTTCGCCAAGGCCGGGCGCCTCATGGACCTGCTGGAGTCGCGCGAGATCGTCGGCCCGTCCGAGGGCTCGAAGGCGCGGGAGGTGCTGCTGCAGCCGGACGACCTGCCGGCCACTCTCGCGATGCTGCGCGGCGAGCCCGAGCCGGCGGCACCGTCGCACGCCGACGAGGAGAGCGACGGCGGGCACGACCCCACCGACGACCACTGA
- a CDS encoding putative bifunctional diguanylate cyclase/phosphodiesterase: MDAGLVGPYGVVTTVIAVVAVAALGTVLVLLRRERTQARRNAELVRVAGQLHRRYDALQLVTSEGVVVLSHDGLVLDLSERAAQILGVTRDAVVGLPVSRIPVMLLDDRGLAVNPGFVLGRHGAQAEERTTVVTLVPPGPGARPSVVQATSRLMPGDDGGETAALTTIVDITARHDVEVALSRSETQFKVAMENAPIGMALVDLDWRITEANVALAELLGTHASALRGYRVDELSAPEDRASQRMEMDKLLGGGQQRFSLEMRCRRADEQLVWVVLDAALVRAADGEADHFVVQVRDATESKMQAEMLTHRAMHDPLTGLANRTLLQEVLQAALAQPGAVDRIAVLACDLDGFKAINDRYGHATGDDILVHVAGVLRAASSGNGTVARLGGDEFVVVVQDVHAAKAVFEVANEIHSGLAEPVRVGRRRLGVRASIGIALAEVHLVEAGAPTLLAAADAALYRAKQTGRGRTEVYDTSMELAAPSNVHRELVHAIESGEMVVHYQPIVDLSDARVVGYEALVRWQHPHRGLLLPGAFLSQVQDAGASVLLGQLVATRVVEFLATHADDGRWVSVNVSADQLGDSELATRLLQDLSRHRVTAGRLVLELTESSLVASGTRIRHELTQLSAAGVPILLDDFGTGVSPLSYLRDLPVAGVKLDMSFTSGIPHDPTAGKVVRALGALARELAMVTIAEGIENEEQADFLRRNGWRYGQGWLYGGARPVD, from the coding sequence GTGGACGCAGGTCTGGTAGGCCCCTACGGCGTCGTCACGACGGTCATCGCGGTGGTCGCGGTCGCCGCGCTCGGGACCGTGCTCGTCCTGCTGCGTCGTGAGCGCACCCAGGCGCGTCGCAACGCCGAGCTCGTGCGCGTCGCCGGCCAGCTGCACCGGCGGTACGACGCGCTGCAGCTGGTGACCAGCGAGGGCGTCGTGGTGCTGTCGCACGACGGGCTCGTGCTGGACTTGTCGGAACGGGCCGCGCAGATCCTCGGCGTGACGCGCGACGCCGTCGTGGGCCTCCCGGTGTCACGGATCCCGGTCATGCTGCTCGACGACCGTGGACTCGCGGTGAACCCCGGGTTCGTGCTCGGCCGGCACGGCGCGCAGGCCGAGGAGCGCACGACCGTGGTCACCCTGGTCCCGCCAGGGCCGGGCGCGCGGCCGTCGGTCGTCCAGGCGACCAGCCGCCTCATGCCGGGTGACGACGGCGGCGAGACCGCGGCGCTCACCACGATCGTCGACATCACCGCACGGCATGACGTCGAGGTGGCGCTGTCGCGCAGCGAGACGCAGTTCAAGGTGGCGATGGAGAACGCGCCGATCGGCATGGCGCTCGTCGACCTCGACTGGCGCATCACCGAGGCCAACGTCGCGCTCGCGGAGCTGCTCGGGACCCACGCGTCTGCCCTCCGGGGCTACCGGGTAGACGAGCTGAGCGCACCGGAGGACCGCGCCTCCCAGCGCATGGAGATGGACAAGCTCCTCGGTGGCGGGCAGCAGCGGTTCTCGCTCGAGATGCGGTGCCGACGCGCCGACGAGCAGCTCGTGTGGGTGGTGCTCGACGCGGCGCTCGTGCGGGCGGCCGACGGGGAGGCCGACCACTTCGTGGTCCAGGTGCGCGACGCCACGGAGTCGAAGATGCAGGCGGAGATGCTCACGCACCGCGCGATGCACGACCCGCTCACCGGTCTGGCGAACCGCACGCTGCTGCAGGAGGTGCTGCAGGCCGCGCTCGCGCAGCCGGGCGCGGTCGACCGGATCGCCGTGCTCGCGTGCGACCTCGACGGGTTCAAGGCGATCAACGACCGGTACGGGCACGCGACCGGTGACGACATCCTCGTGCACGTCGCGGGCGTGCTGCGCGCCGCGTCGTCCGGCAACGGGACCGTGGCGCGGCTCGGTGGCGACGAGTTCGTCGTGGTGGTGCAGGACGTGCATGCGGCCAAGGCCGTCTTCGAGGTCGCCAACGAGATCCACTCGGGCCTCGCCGAGCCGGTGCGTGTCGGGCGCCGCCGCCTCGGGGTGCGGGCGAGCATCGGGATCGCGCTCGCAGAGGTGCACCTCGTCGAGGCGGGCGCGCCCACCCTCCTGGCCGCGGCCGACGCCGCGCTCTACCGCGCCAAGCAGACCGGCCGCGGACGGACCGAGGTGTACGACACGTCGATGGAGCTCGCCGCCCCCTCGAACGTGCACCGCGAGCTCGTGCACGCCATCGAGAGCGGGGAGATGGTGGTGCACTACCAGCCCATCGTCGACCTGTCCGACGCCCGGGTCGTCGGCTACGAGGCCCTCGTGCGCTGGCAGCACCCGCACCGCGGTCTGCTGCTGCCCGGGGCCTTCCTGTCCCAGGTGCAGGACGCGGGTGCGTCGGTGCTCCTCGGGCAGCTGGTCGCGACACGGGTCGTCGAGTTCCTCGCCACGCACGCGGACGACGGCCGGTGGGTCTCCGTGAACGTCTCGGCGGACCAGCTGGGCGACTCGGAGCTGGCCACGCGTCTGCTCCAGGACCTCTCACGGCACCGGGTGACGGCGGGCCGCCTGGTCCTGGAGCTGACCGAGTCGTCCCTGGTCGCCTCGGGCACGCGCATCCGGCACGAGCTCACGCAGCTCTCGGCGGCCGGCGTGCCGATCCTGCTCGACGACTTCGGTACGGGGGTCTCGCCCCTGTCCTACCTGCGGGACCTGCCGGTCGCAGGTGTGAAGCTCGACATGTCGTTCACGTCGGGGATCCCGCACGACCCGACGGCCGGGAAGGTGGTGCGCGCGCTCGGGGCCCTGGCGCGTGAGCTGGCGATGGTGACCATCGCTGAGGGCATCGAGAACGAGGAGCAGGCGGACTTCCTGCGACGCAACGGGTGGCGGTACGGGCAGGGCTGGCTCTACGGGGGCGCGCGGCCCGTGGACTGA
- a CDS encoding CapA family protein gives MPRHARDLRRPVLPVAVAGALTGLVLVGSVGAAGAFGTVWRRAPLPPAPTVAGASTSAPPTAPTPTVESTPEPDIELSVVAAGDVLPHLPVVRSARDGHGYDFGRLLDPLDPWVEQADLALCHLEVPVAPDGSAPSGFPVFGAPAELVSGLADQGWDGCSTASNHSVDRGWKGVGATLDALDAVGLGHVGTARSATEDAEPQLYRLDRAGRTVTVAHLAATYGTNGMPVDADKPWSVQLLDGDDVVRRATGARASGADVVLVSLHWGSEYRTAPTEAQREVAQQLADSGAVDLVIGHHAHVPQPVERLPGGPGGDGMWVAYGLGNYVSNQDSACCVAETASGLLLTAQVVVPGRSAGDTAAGPARVTGVQWTPITVDRRGGHRVHALVDVPEGTATIPAAEVARRLTLVRAAAGDDAEERSTPARSTGPAPVVLPRTR, from the coding sequence GTGCCTCGACACGCCCGGGACCTGCGCCGGCCGGTACTCCCGGTCGCGGTCGCCGGTGCCCTGACGGGCCTCGTCCTGGTGGGTTCCGTGGGTGCCGCCGGGGCCTTCGGCACGGTCTGGCGACGTGCCCCGCTGCCCCCCGCGCCAACGGTCGCAGGCGCCTCCACCTCCGCGCCGCCAACCGCCCCGACCCCGACGGTCGAGAGCACGCCCGAGCCCGACATCGAGCTCAGCGTCGTCGCCGCGGGTGACGTGCTGCCCCATCTGCCCGTGGTGCGGTCCGCGCGCGACGGCCACGGATACGACTTCGGCCGGCTGCTCGACCCGCTGGACCCCTGGGTGGAGCAGGCTGACCTCGCCCTGTGCCACCTCGAGGTCCCGGTCGCGCCGGACGGCTCGGCGCCGTCGGGCTTCCCTGTCTTCGGAGCCCCTGCGGAGCTCGTCAGCGGCCTCGCCGACCAGGGCTGGGACGGGTGCTCGACCGCGTCGAACCACTCCGTCGACCGCGGGTGGAAGGGCGTGGGTGCGACGCTCGACGCGCTCGACGCGGTCGGGCTCGGCCACGTCGGGACCGCACGCTCCGCGACCGAGGACGCCGAGCCCCAGCTCTACCGCCTCGACCGGGCGGGACGCACCGTGACCGTCGCGCACCTGGCCGCCACGTACGGGACCAACGGGATGCCCGTCGACGCGGACAAGCCCTGGTCGGTGCAGCTGCTGGACGGCGACGACGTCGTCCGCCGGGCGACAGGAGCCCGCGCCTCGGGTGCCGACGTGGTGCTCGTCAGCCTGCACTGGGGCTCGGAGTACCGCACCGCCCCCACGGAGGCGCAGCGCGAGGTGGCGCAGCAGCTCGCGGACTCCGGCGCGGTGGACCTCGTCATCGGGCACCACGCGCACGTGCCACAACCCGTGGAGCGCCTCCCCGGAGGGCCCGGCGGCGACGGCATGTGGGTCGCCTACGGCCTGGGCAACTACGTGTCCAACCAGGACTCCGCCTGCTGCGTCGCCGAGACCGCGTCCGGTCTGCTCCTGACCGCGCAGGTCGTCGTGCCGGGCCGGAGCGCCGGCGACACCGCGGCGGGGCCGGCACGCGTCACCGGTGTGCAGTGGACGCCGATCACCGTCGACCGGCGCGGTGGGCACCGCGTCCACGCGCTCGTCGACGTCCCCGAGGGCACGGCCACGATCCCCGCCGCGGAGGTCGCGCGACGCCTCACGCTGGTCCGGGCCGCGGCCGGCGACGACGCCGAGGAGCGCAGCACCCCCGCGCGCTCGACCGGGCCCGCACCCGTCGTGCTGCCCCGCACGCGCTGA
- the pgsA gene encoding CDP-diacylglycerol--glycerol-3-phosphate 3-phosphatidyltransferase, translating to MVDDAPSVWNPANVVTVLRIVVVPFFALALLDDGGHTVAGRLLATALFVAAAATDRLDGWLARRSGQVTDLGKLLDPIADKLLIGSGLVLLSWLGDLWWVVTVVILVRELGITVMRFFLLRYVVLPASRGGKLKTVLQAVAISLYLLPLAHLPAFVSVVAAAVMGVAVLVTVVTGLDYVRDAVRIRRAAGLPPAAGL from the coding sequence GTGGTTGACGACGCTCCCTCCGTGTGGAACCCGGCCAACGTCGTCACGGTCCTGCGGATCGTCGTCGTCCCGTTCTTCGCCCTGGCGCTCCTCGACGACGGCGGTCACACCGTGGCGGGGCGCCTGCTGGCGACCGCCCTGTTCGTGGCCGCGGCCGCGACCGACCGGCTCGACGGCTGGTTGGCGCGACGGTCCGGGCAGGTGACGGACCTGGGCAAGCTCCTGGACCCGATCGCGGACAAGCTGCTCATCGGCAGCGGGCTGGTGCTGCTGTCGTGGCTCGGCGACCTGTGGTGGGTCGTGACCGTCGTGATCCTGGTCCGGGAGCTCGGCATCACCGTGATGCGGTTCTTCCTGCTGCGGTACGTGGTGCTGCCGGCGTCACGTGGCGGCAAGCTCAAGACCGTGCTCCAGGCCGTCGCGATCTCGCTCTACCTGCTGCCGCTGGCGCACCTGCCGGCGTTCGTCTCCGTGGTCGCCGCGGCGGTCATGGGCGTCGCGGTCCTGGTCACCGTCGTGACGGGCCTGGACTACGTACGCGACGCCGTCCGGATCCGGCGGGCCGCAGGGCTGCCGCCCGCTGCGGGGTTGTGA
- a CDS encoding CinA family protein, translated as MSTVRDVAANLLAALARRGWTLAVAESLTGGLVTATLVEVPGASAVLRGGVVAYATDLKHTVLGVDAGLLARRGAVDPDVASAMATGVRRRLGADVGLATTGVAGPQAQDGHAPGTVHVAVVTPASVLVRSLELPGDRAAVRAAASACVLALAMDALAVDA; from the coding sequence GTGAGCACGGTGCGGGACGTCGCGGCGAACCTGCTCGCGGCCCTCGCGCGGCGTGGGTGGACGCTCGCGGTGGCCGAGTCGCTCACAGGAGGGCTGGTCACGGCGACCCTCGTGGAGGTCCCGGGTGCCTCGGCCGTGCTCCGTGGTGGCGTCGTGGCGTACGCGACGGACCTCAAGCACACGGTCCTCGGGGTCGACGCCGGCCTGCTCGCGCGACGTGGAGCGGTCGATCCGGACGTCGCGTCGGCGATGGCCACGGGCGTGCGGCGGCGGCTGGGTGCCGACGTGGGGCTCGCGACCACGGGCGTCGCCGGACCGCAGGCCCAGGACGGGCACGCGCCCGGAACGGTCCACGTGGCGGTGGTCACGCCCGCGTCCGTGCTGGTCCGCAGCCTGGAGCTGCCCGGCGACCGCGCGGCCGTGCGAGCGGCGGCGAGTGCCTGCGTCCTCGCGCTCGCCATGGACGCCCTCGCGGTCGACGCGTGA
- a CDS encoding helix-turn-helix domain-containing protein, protein MVVLRREIGDVLRDARQRQGRTLREVSSAARVSLGYLSEVERGQKEASSELLSSICDALDVPLSLVLREVSDRVAVAEGLLIPDTVPADLTVAAGLGIDRAIGGDAGWAMPRSELAPVG, encoded by the coding sequence ATGGTCGTTCTACGACGAGAGATCGGCGACGTCCTGCGAGACGCGCGCCAGCGCCAGGGGCGGACCCTTCGAGAGGTCTCCTCGGCGGCCCGCGTGTCGTTGGGCTACCTCAGCGAGGTCGAGCGCGGGCAGAAGGAGGCGTCGTCGGAGCTGCTGAGCAGCATCTGCGACGCGCTCGACGTCCCGCTGTCGCTCGTGCTGCGCGAGGTCAGCGACCGCGTCGCCGTGGCCGAGGGTCTGCTGATCCCGGACACCGTCCCGGCGGACCTCACCGTCGCAGCCGGACTCGGCATCGACCGCGCGATCGGTGGCGACGCCGGATGGGCGATGCCCCGGTCGGAGCTCGCTCCGGTCGGCTGA
- a CDS encoding DNA-formamidopyrimidine glycosylase family protein produces the protein MPEGDVLRRTAAHLDRALAGRRLVRADLRWPTAATVDLTGRTVLGTRPYGKHLLTRFDDGRTLHTHLRMDGTWRLVPTTGQRAAARSPQVRAVLGDERWTALGYQLGMLDVVRTNAERTLLGHLGPDVLDGDFDSTPGVPWAGPPVLDLPTPGIDEALRRWAAEGSRPVAEVLLDQRVVVGIGTIFMAESLFARGWWPWARADDVVDADEVLRSARALLRASVATGRPSPAVYGREGRTCPRCGARVARGDVGTPPTQRQAYWCPGCQVRGRH, from the coding sequence ATGCCCGAGGGTGACGTGCTGCGCCGCACGGCCGCGCACCTGGACCGTGCGCTCGCCGGACGCCGCCTCGTGCGCGCCGACCTGCGGTGGCCGACCGCAGCGACCGTCGACCTCACCGGCAGGACGGTGCTCGGGACACGTCCCTACGGCAAGCACCTGCTGACCCGCTTCGACGACGGGCGCACGCTCCACACGCACCTGCGGATGGACGGCACGTGGCGGCTCGTCCCCACGACCGGGCAGCGTGCGGCGGCACGGTCCCCCCAGGTCCGCGCGGTGCTCGGCGACGAGCGGTGGACGGCTCTCGGGTACCAGCTCGGCATGCTCGACGTGGTCCGCACGAACGCCGAGCGCACGCTGCTGGGGCACCTCGGACCGGACGTGCTCGACGGTGACTTCGACTCGACGCCCGGTGTCCCGTGGGCAGGGCCGCCCGTGCTGGACCTGCCGACGCCGGGCATCGACGAAGCGCTGCGGCGCTGGGCGGCCGAGGGATCGCGGCCGGTCGCGGAGGTGCTCCTCGATCAGCGCGTCGTGGTCGGGATCGGGACCATCTTCATGGCGGAGTCGCTCTTCGCCCGCGGATGGTGGCCGTGGGCGCGCGCCGACGACGTCGTCGACGCCGACGAGGTCCTGCGCTCGGCGCGTGCGCTGCTCCGCGCGTCGGTCGCGACGGGCAGGCCGTCACCGGCCGTGTACGGACGCGAGGGACGCACGTGCCCGCGCTGCGGCGCGCGGGTGGCACGCGGCGACGTCGGGACGCCGCCGACGCAGCGGCAGGCCTACTGGTGCCCCGGCTGCCAGGTGCGCGGCCGGCACTGA